A window of the Hemitrygon akajei unplaced genomic scaffold, sHemAka1.3 Scf000111, whole genome shotgun sequence genome harbors these coding sequences:
- the LOC140723391 gene encoding NACHT, LRR and PYD domains-containing protein 3-like, with protein sequence MDTDLNSAFSTFLSNCDDHQLFRLTRFYMERLEQAIEEGVEDLSFMLTGEDHFFTGREYHSVTELAEKGNRAGASKLLLDLVMEKGSEARRVMWESFVKLHHHLPKLSRILNEIRERGDGQFAYMDTERGLSEVPADLKDVRRKHMETLRTQTETLRVNTILMREKVKIFQLVDRYAELTVISIVRDRRLVEHELLARGRDHEEWREKHLRGELEKIRTDQLFKRSFVQKLKRSVFGNKSGMSAAVAGVPGIGKTTMVQKIVYDWATGKIYQQFQFVFSFKFRDLNSINFKINLKELILHQYPYFGNILRKVLKHPEGLLFIFDGLDEFKDRIDFTDSRRDTEPQCICTDPEFKCKVSDIVYSLIQHKLLPGCSVLVTTRPTALHLLEKAEISIWAEILGFVGEERKEYFNRHFEDQTVAAAVFKHVKENEIMYTMSYNPSYCWILALALGPFFTQRVRDPQRVPKTITQLYSYYIYNILKNHSLEIENPRDVLLRVGQMAFKGVSEKKIVFTDGDLIKYNLQPSQFLSGFLMELLEREDSAQSVMYTFPHLTIQEFAAALAQFLNPHPGDILIFLTEVHSMTDGRFEVFLRFVAGLSNPMTAWGLEEFLGRFPHETICRVIDWVKEEVKRQSRNTWSEDGRRSLLNTLHYLFESQNRGLAQAALGSVGTLSFSGMTMTPIDCAVLSHVIGFCDTIKHLNLEYCNIQCEGIQRLGPGLHKCQVLK encoded by the exons ATGGACACAG ATCTGAATTCCGCTTTCTCCAccttcctgtcaaattgtgaCGATCACCAACTGTTCCGGTTGACGAGATTCTACATGGAgcgactggagcaggcgattgaAGAGGGTGTGGAGGATCTCAGCTTCATGTTAACAGGCGAGGATCACTTCTTCACCGGACGAGAGTATCAC agcgtgactgagctcgcggagaagggaaaccgagcgggcgcttccaaactcctcctggatctggtgatggagaagggctctgaggcccggagggtgatgtgggaatcctttgtgaagctacatcaccatttaccgaagctgagcagaatattgaatgAAATACGTGAACGTG gtgACGGTCAGTTCGCCTACATGGACACTGAGCGGGGTTTATCTGAAGTTCCCGCGGATCTGAAAG ATGTTCGACGGAAACACATGGAGACTCTGCGGACacagactgaaacactgagagtgaacacgatcctgatgagggagaaggtaaagattttccagctggttgatcgatacgctgagctcacggtcatttctattgttcgagatcggagactggtggaacatgagctgctggcaagaggcagagaccacgaggagtggagagaaaaacatctccgcggagagctggaaaaaatccggactgatcagttattcAAGAGGAGTTTTGTTCAAAAATTGAAAAGATCTGTCTTTGGAAACAAATCCGGGATGTCCGctgcagtggccggagtcccagggatcgggaaaacaacaatggtacaaaagattgtttatgactgggccactgGGAAgatataccaacagttccagtttgtcttcagtttcaaattccgggatttaaactcaaTTAACTTCAAAATAAACCTGAAAGAACTAATTCTACATCAGTATccctactttgggaatatcctgagaaaAGTCTTGAAGCACCCAGAGGGGCTGTTATTTatatttgatggtttggatgaGTTCAAGGACAGAATCGATTTTACTGATAGTCGCAGAGACACAGAACCTCAATGCatatgcacagatcctgaattcaagtgcaaggtgtctgacattgtgtacagtttaatccagcacaaactgctcccagggtgttcagtgctggtgaccacccgccccactgcattacatttattggaaaaggcggaGATCAgtatctgggctgaaatcctgggatttgttggtgaggaacggaaggaatatttcaataggcattttgaagatcaaacggtggcagcagctgttttcaaacacgtgaaggagaacgagatcatgtacaccatgagctacaacccctcctactgctggatcctcgctctggcactgggccccttcttcacacaaagagtcagggacccgcagcgagttcccaagaccatcacccaactgtactcctactatatttacaacatcctgaaaaaccacagccttgagattgagaacccccgtgatgtgttactcagagttggtcagatggccttcaaagGAGTGtctgagaagaagattgtgtttacagatggagatttgatcaagtacaatctgcagccttcccagttcctgtccgggttcctgatggagcttttggagagagaggattctgcacagagcgtgatgtacacattcccacacctcaccatccaagagtttgcaGCTGCActtgcacaattcctgaatccacatcccggggatatcctgatattcctcactgaagtccacagcatgacagatgggcgatttgaggtatttctccgttttgttgctggtctctccaacccaatgacagcttggggcctggaggagtttctgggccGATTTCCTCATGAAACAATCTGCAGGGttattgactgggtgaaggaggaggttaagcGGCAGAGTAGAAACACATGGAGTGAAGATGGAAGAAGGAGCCTCCtaaacacattgcactacctttttgagtctcagaatcgtggactggctcaggccgcactagGATCTGTGGGCACACTTTCTTTCAGTGGAATGACAATGACCCCGATTGattgcgcggtcctgtctcatgtcatcggattctgtgatacaataaaacacctcaacctggagtactg